A window from Flavobacterium gyeonganense encodes these proteins:
- a CDS encoding TMEM143 family protein translates to MRRENYIPFNKEFLLDQQIAAFAEDQKKVEDFKKLFDIIEHYYHYETFNLNRNLKQNYGLFDPDLSEKEREIYIGKSNYLIFKETLLKVLKNGNYRRVEQETLDKAFKESDLIGLKLSIDLNAFKDYELYVRGQHKTKEKVKKYIFWKKEIEIEYYERVMIYLNYNDADYLTTKKVKLGKMPVDPGSIVLKIFKRVPKNDLETIFPNAIPKMSTTDKLLLWVPGIFGGISLLTAKVIPALINMYEAYRTGEAIDLLNSKTSLNQGLIALGILSAYCFRQYNNFINKKIRYSKMLSDSLYFKNIGNNSGVFYSLLNSSEEEVLKETILAYSFLHRSKDPLTTEEIDDQIETWFKNKLNTNLDFNTKEALLKLKDIGLGIETNGKWKVIALEDALIKIDELWDNAFNYNQK, encoded by the coding sequence ATGAGACGAGAAAATTACATTCCTTTCAATAAGGAATTTTTACTCGATCAACAAATAGCTGCTTTTGCAGAAGATCAGAAAAAAGTAGAAGATTTTAAAAAGTTATTCGACATAATCGAACACTATTATCATTATGAAACTTTTAACCTTAATCGGAACCTAAAACAAAACTATGGCTTATTCGATCCTGATTTAAGTGAGAAAGAACGTGAAATATATATTGGAAAAAGCAACTATTTAATTTTTAAGGAGACACTTCTAAAAGTTTTAAAAAACGGCAACTATAGGCGTGTCGAGCAGGAAACCTTAGACAAAGCATTTAAAGAATCTGATTTAATTGGCTTAAAACTTTCAATAGATCTTAATGCCTTCAAAGACTATGAACTTTATGTTCGCGGGCAACATAAAACCAAAGAAAAAGTAAAAAAATATATTTTCTGGAAAAAAGAAATTGAGATCGAATACTATGAGCGCGTCATGATTTACCTAAATTATAACGATGCTGATTATCTTACTACAAAAAAAGTAAAACTGGGAAAAATGCCGGTTGACCCCGGATCAATTGTCCTGAAAATTTTTAAACGCGTTCCTAAAAATGATCTTGAAACGATTTTTCCAAATGCCATTCCAAAAATGTCCACTACAGACAAACTTTTACTTTGGGTGCCTGGAATATTTGGTGGAATTTCATTACTAACTGCAAAAGTGATCCCTGCCTTGATTAATATGTACGAAGCTTACAGAACAGGAGAAGCTATTGATTTATTAAATAGTAAAACCTCTCTAAATCAGGGATTAATTGCATTGGGAATTTTATCTGCATATTGTTTTCGCCAATATAATAATTTTATAAATAAGAAAATCAGGTACTCTAAAATGCTTTCTGACAGCCTGTATTTTAAAAATATTGGAAATAATAGCGGCGTATTTTATTCACTTTTAAATTCATCCGAAGAAGAAGTACTCAAAGAAACTATTTTGGCATACTCTTTTTTACACAGAAGTAAAGATCCGTTAACAACTGAAGAAATTGATGATCAAATAGAGACTTGGTTTAAAAATAAATTAAACACGAATCTTGATTTTAACACAAAAGAAGCCTTACTAAAATTAAAAGACATAGGCCTTGGAATTGAAACTAATGGCAAGTGGAAAGTCATTGCCCTTGAAGATGCACTTATCAAAATTGATGAGTTATGGGACAATGCTTTTAATTATAACCAAAAATAA